CCACTACCCAAACAAAGATTCaaacaatttatataaaaaatataatggcAGGCTGGTCTGTGTTTTTTTAATCAAACAAAAGTTAAGATCACATTGAACAGAACATTAATATAAAAGAATTTTTACTTTCACTTGCATTATGACACAAATAGTGATGAAATAATCTGTAAAATGATAAACAAAATAGAATACTAAAATAATTGAACAAACATAGTATGACACAAATAGTGATGAAATAATCTGTAAAATGATAAACAAAATAGAATACTAAAATAATTGAACAAACATAGAACACGATGcagaaaatacaaatagttatgaAGACAGATTGTTACTTTCAAAAGATGTGCAATGAAGACAAGCATCAATTGGTGTCTTAGACTGGTTGTAGTCATAAAGGAGAGGCTATTTAGAAGTGCACACACTAAGGTGAAAATTCCATATTGACAACGTCTACAAATTCCTTAATTTCTCAAAAGTCATCATTTAAAGAGGGAATTGAAGATGCCAATGTGTTGAAAACTAAATGGGTAATAACTTCTATGCTGACAAGTAACCAACCAGTACAGTAGACTTACATCTTTTGGATGGAAGCTTCCAATTGCAGGGTTCACGTTCATTCTTGAATTAACTGCTTCCAGCTTCATTGACAGGAACTACAATATAGTTAAAATAGCACACATCCAGGTTCAGATTCAGCAGAAGAGAAAATTTGTATCGTCGTGTAAAGTGACAATCAAATTGAAAAAATGTAGAGAGTACCTCAACTTGACACTGTAGTGATTGGATGTAGTTAATTATCTCATCAAGAACAAGTGCTTTACCAATAACCTGGTTATAGAAGGACATAATTCCAAGTCAAATGAGACTGAATTAGGAATTTAAGTGAACCACCTGGATGTTAACAAATGTCTATTACAGACAAATCTCAATACTGGCTTATGAAACATGAAATATAATAGGGACGAGGTGGATTAATTGTATGTCGTCTTCATAGCCTCAACTAGGCAGAGTTTTTCTGCACACAATATAGAAATTTGACTAGCGTAACAGCAGGTACACAATAATAAGCACCTTATTACATCCAGGAACCAAATCTTGGAGTATCTTCATCCTCTCACTTATCTTTTCTCTCCTAGCCTGCCAAAGCAACACATCTCAACAGTGAATTAATATACTGCTTTAACAGAAATGATATAATTCTATATCAACTTAAACTTATTAATCGCATTGAGTTCATCATTTTAGACGATGagaaattactaaaaattgaaaatttaagatTGTTCAAGCGAATTACTCTTTCTGCTAGACTGTGACTATCAGTTGCTTGACCCCTTCTTGCTCTCACATGAATATAGTCTTGCTTAGGTGGCTCGGATAGGTTACTGTTTTGCTCAGATGGCTTCTTATTGGcaacagaatttggttctgcttcAGCTTTTGAATTGCTGCTCTCATTCCGGGATCCTGATATTTTCATCCGCTTACCATTTGAATCATTCTGTTACAAACTTAAAAATATAAGATGAATCACAGTAGGAAaatcaaaaggaaaaaaaaaaaaagaaaagataaattGTAACAAAATAAAAATACACGAAAAAAACATATATCAAGTTCGATTTAGAAACTACCCCATTTATAACCTCTCGAGATTTAATTCTATAGAGCTGGAATTATCACACCATATAATAGTAACAGTTAGAAACCCTATTTTCAATTGAAGAAACAAAAATTGAGGTACACAGCAAATGAGTTTCAAGAAAATCTACAGATCAAAGGTCACAGGTGGAGGAAACGTCTCAAAAACTAATAGGCAACCAAATACTTAGTTAAATTGCCGAGAGAACATCGCACAAAGATATAAATCTAACTTTTATTTTAATCCTCACTTACTAGAATCTAAACAAAGCttcctctttatatatatatatatatatatatatatatatatatataatcacttCCTCGGCAAAATTTGGAATAACTAGCGATTGGGACCAGAAAAATCAACAATTCTGTCAATTCGAACCTCCCTTTAATCCAAAATACAAAGCTACAAAAGCCAaacatctaaaaaaaaaaaaaaagacactaTTCTTCCATTTTCTCAGCAGCTAAACAGaaggagagagaggagagagagataaAACAGGCCAAAGACAACAAATTTTGTAAAGAACCAACCAATTCGTTGCCACTGCTGGAAGTAGAAACCATCTTAAATGACTCGTCTTCTGAGCTCAAATCCTTCCTCTTCCTCACATTCCCACCACCTCTGCCAACGCTCTGCTCCGTCACGGTGGATTCCTCCACCGACCCATCTCGCTCTCCAACTACCCCAGCCAAATTCCCCATTCGGAGACCCAACCCACCACCCCCGCCCGCCTGTCCATTAATTGCGGGAAAAGGCCAAATCTCGGTCAAAGTGTAGGAAGATGGATTAGCTGCAGAGAAGGAGGTCTCATTTATCAATGGAGGATCCATAATCCTGTCAGGGATTGTGGTTCATTAGAGAAGGCAGGTGTGTGAAGTTGAAATTCGAACTGGGGGTAGCTAGAAAAGGGCGTGTTCCTTTCTCTTCTTGGTTTCGAGAGCTTGTGAAGTCAATGAACGAATGACTCGGTGCTCAGTAAGCTGATGCGGTGATGCCTGATGGATTATTTAACTAGTGATTAACAGAGAGATGAGCAGAAAATGAGTGATCTTTTCACTTCTCTTGAGAGGTTGGGGATGGTGTGCGCACTACGCCCACGGCACCATTTATACTGCTAACGGCTTCCATCGGTTCATACTCTTTTACTCGCTAGTTTATATTTTTGTGCCAAAGGGGCGTAGATCAGACCTTTTTTTTCCCCCAAACTTTTTCTCAATTTCCTCAAATTTgcgattttttattattttaaaattaaaaaatatatgttttttattatttaaaattaaa
Above is a genomic segment from Hevea brasiliensis isolate MT/VB/25A 57/8 chromosome 17, ASM3005281v1, whole genome shotgun sequence containing:
- the LOC131175335 gene encoding transcription factor bHLH79-like, which encodes MDPPLINETSFSAANPSSYTLTEIWPFPAINGQAGGGGGLGLRMGNLAGVVGERDGSVEESTVTEQSVGRGGGNVRKRKDLSSEDESFKMVSTSSSGNELNDSNGKRMKISGSRNESSNSKAEAEPNSVANKKPSEQNSNLSEPPKQDYIHVRARRGQATDSHSLAERARREKISERMKILQDLVPGCNKVIGKALVLDEIINYIQSLQCQVEFLSMKLEAVNSRMNVNPAIGSFHPKDVGAQPFDASGMIFGPQAGRDYAQASQSEWLHMQIGGNFERTA